From Gordonia crocea, the proteins below share one genomic window:
- the uvrC gene encoding excinuclease ABC subunit UvrC has protein sequence MPDPSVYRPAPGSIPTDPGVYKFRDPHGRVIYVGKAKNLRSRLTSYFADIASLHPRTQQMVTTAASVEWTVVGTEVEALQLEYNWIKEFDPRFNVRYRDDKSYPMLAVTLNEEYPRLHVYRGPRRKGVRYFGPYSHAWAIRETVDLLTRVFPARTCSAGVFKRHNQMGRPCLLGYIDKCSAPCIGRVSAAEHREIVDDFCDFLAGRTDKMIADVENQMRAAADDLDFERAARLRDDVTALRRAMEKQTVVLGDGTDADVVAMVGDELETSVQVFQVRDGRVRGQRGWVVERPDDDSLGAQVEQFLTQFYGAQADQDATVAVSASREMAESVPREVLVPELPEDAAELTEWLSALRGSRVNLRVPQRGDKRDLLETVERNASEALALHKLRRAGDLTSRSAALTEIQEYLGMDSAPLRIECVDISHVQGTDVVASLVVFEDGLPRKSDYRHYSIKEAAGDGHSDDVASIAEVTRRRFLRHRADAEQPEALDPQTGRPRKFAYPPNLFVVDGGAPQTHAAAAVLDELGITDVTVVGLAKRMEEIWAPGDDEPIIMPRTSEGLFLLQRVRDEAHRFAITFHRSKRSKRMTSSALDAIPGLGPTRRTALVTAFGSVANLRAASVADIAAVPGIGPTTAKTVHEALAVSRQENDG, from the coding sequence GTGCCTGATCCCTCTGTCTACCGACCCGCGCCCGGGTCGATCCCCACCGATCCGGGGGTATACAAGTTCCGGGATCCGCATGGCCGCGTCATCTACGTCGGCAAGGCCAAGAATCTCCGTTCCCGCCTCACGTCGTACTTCGCCGACATCGCGTCGCTGCACCCGCGCACCCAGCAGATGGTCACCACCGCGGCATCGGTGGAATGGACCGTGGTGGGCACCGAGGTCGAGGCGCTTCAGCTGGAATACAACTGGATCAAGGAGTTCGACCCGCGGTTCAACGTCCGCTACCGCGACGACAAGTCCTATCCGATGCTGGCGGTCACCCTCAACGAGGAGTACCCCCGGCTGCACGTCTACCGCGGGCCACGGCGCAAGGGCGTGCGCTACTTCGGCCCGTATTCGCACGCGTGGGCCATCCGGGAGACGGTGGACCTGTTGACCCGCGTGTTCCCCGCGCGCACCTGTTCGGCCGGTGTCTTCAAGCGGCACAACCAGATGGGCCGCCCCTGCCTGCTCGGGTACATCGACAAGTGCTCGGCCCCGTGTATCGGCCGGGTGAGCGCGGCCGAGCACCGGGAGATCGTCGACGACTTCTGCGACTTCCTCGCCGGGCGCACCGACAAGATGATCGCCGACGTCGAGAACCAGATGCGCGCGGCCGCTGACGATTTGGACTTCGAACGAGCCGCCCGGCTGCGTGACGACGTCACCGCCTTGCGCCGCGCCATGGAGAAGCAGACCGTCGTCCTCGGCGACGGTACCGACGCCGACGTCGTCGCCATGGTCGGCGACGAATTGGAAACCTCGGTCCAGGTGTTCCAGGTGCGCGACGGCCGCGTCCGCGGCCAGCGCGGGTGGGTCGTGGAACGCCCCGACGACGACTCGCTCGGGGCGCAGGTCGAGCAGTTCCTCACCCAGTTCTACGGCGCCCAGGCCGACCAGGATGCGACCGTCGCCGTCTCGGCGAGCCGCGAGATGGCCGAGTCCGTTCCGCGGGAGGTCCTGGTTCCCGAACTGCCCGAGGATGCCGCGGAATTGACCGAGTGGCTCTCCGCGCTGCGCGGCTCCCGGGTGAACCTGCGGGTCCCGCAACGCGGCGACAAGCGCGATCTGCTGGAGACCGTGGAGCGCAACGCGTCGGAGGCACTCGCGCTGCACAAGCTGCGCCGGGCCGGTGACCTCACCTCACGGTCGGCCGCACTGACCGAGATCCAGGAATACCTGGGGATGGACTCGGCGCCACTGCGCATCGAATGTGTCGACATCTCGCACGTCCAGGGAACCGACGTCGTCGCCTCCCTCGTCGTGTTCGAGGACGGGCTGCCGCGGAAGTCGGACTACCGGCACTACTCGATCAAGGAGGCTGCCGGCGACGGGCACTCCGACGACGTCGCCTCGATCGCCGAGGTGACCCGGCGCCGGTTCCTCCGGCACCGGGCCGACGCCGAGCAGCCCGAGGCGCTCGACCCGCAGACCGGCCGTCCCCGCAAGTTCGCCTATCCGCCCAATCTTTTCGTCGTCGACGGCGGTGCACCCCAAACCCACGCCGCCGCAGCGGTTCTCGACGAACTCGGGATCACCGATGTGACGGTGGTCGGATTGGCCAAGCGGATGGAGGAGATCTGGGCGCCCGGCGACGACGAGCCGATCATCATGCCGCGGACGAGCGAGGGGCTGTTCCTGCTGCAGCGGGTGCGCGACGAGGCGCACCGGTTCGCGATCACCTTCCACCGCAGCAAGCGCAGCAAACGCATGACCAGTTCCGCGCTCGACGCCATCCCCGGACTCGGTCCGACCCGCCGCACGGCGCTGGTCACCGCCTTCGGCTCGGTGGCCAACCTGCGCGCGGCGAGTGTCGCGGACATCGCGGCCGTCCCCGGAATCGGTCCAACAACGGCAAAGACGGTCCACGAGGCCCTGGCAGTGAGTAGACAGGAGAACGATGGCTGA
- a CDS encoding gluconeogenesis factor YvcK family protein has translation MSGPAADGPAGPRIVALGGGHGLYATLTAMRFLSPEVTAIVTVADDGGSSGRLRGELDLIPPGDLRMALAALLVAPTALADKPAAAAEEAQLWGALLQHRFGGHGALAGHPIGNLLLVGLTELLGDPIEALDHLRRLFDVTGRVLPMSTVPLVIEADVTGLEADPRLSRAILGQVAVATTPGKVRRVRLLPDRAPASPEACSAIEDADLVVLGPGSWFSSVIPHVLVPDQLDALISTSARKMLIVNLAPEPGETPGFSVERHLHVLHAHADRLRIDDVLVDERSVPAGRERDHLARAAALFGADLHLGELAVPGRHVHDPERVARAVAGLMDDKPLPVQTDGKHGRLS, from the coding sequence ATGAGCGGCCCGGCGGCAGACGGCCCGGCCGGCCCGCGAATCGTCGCACTCGGCGGCGGACACGGCCTCTACGCGACCCTGACCGCGATGCGCTTTCTCAGCCCAGAGGTCACCGCCATCGTGACGGTGGCCGACGACGGCGGATCGTCGGGCCGGCTGCGCGGCGAACTCGACCTGATTCCGCCGGGAGACCTGCGGATGGCGCTCGCGGCGCTGCTGGTGGCACCCACGGCGTTGGCCGACAAACCTGCTGCCGCGGCCGAGGAGGCCCAACTCTGGGGCGCACTGTTGCAACACCGGTTCGGCGGTCACGGGGCGCTGGCCGGCCATCCCATCGGCAACCTGCTGCTCGTCGGGCTGACCGAGTTGCTGGGCGATCCGATCGAGGCATTGGACCATCTGCGCCGGTTGTTCGACGTCACCGGGCGGGTGTTGCCCATGTCGACGGTGCCCCTGGTCATCGAGGCCGATGTGACCGGCCTCGAAGCCGATCCTCGGCTGAGCCGGGCAATTCTCGGCCAGGTGGCCGTGGCCACCACCCCCGGCAAGGTGCGCCGGGTGCGCCTGCTGCCGGACCGCGCGCCGGCGAGTCCGGAGGCCTGCTCGGCCATCGAGGATGCCGACCTCGTCGTGCTCGGGCCGGGCTCCTGGTTCTCCAGCGTGATCCCGCACGTTTTGGTGCCTGATCAGCTCGACGCGCTTATTTCGACATCCGCACGTAAGATGCTGATCGTCAATCTTGCGCCGGAGCCGGGCGAGACCCCCGGCTTCTCGGTAGAACGCCATCTGCACGTGCTGCACGCACACGCAGACCGGCTCCGCATCGACGACGTCCTCGTCGACGAGCGCTCGGTTCCGGCCGGGCGGGAGCGCGACCACCTGGCACGGGCAGCGGCGCTGTTCGGAGCCGACTTGCACCTGGGGGAGCTCGCAGTTCCCGGGAGGCACGTCCACGACCCGGAACGGGTCGCGCGGGCGGTCGCCGGATTGATGGACGATAAGCCGCTTCCGGTACAAACCGACGGGAAGCACGGGAGATTGTCATAG
- the whiA gene encoding DNA-binding protein WhiA has product MTAAVKDELSRLTVTQVSCRRAEVSALLRFAGGLHIVAGRVVVEAELDTGNVARRLRREIHDLYGYPSDVHVLRSGGIRKGARYIVRVVKDGEALARQTGLLDQRGRPVRGLPAMVVGGSVADAEAAWRGAFLAHGSLTEPGRSSALEVSCPGPEAALALVGAARRLGVTAKAREVRGGDRVVIRDGEAIGALLTRMGAQDTRLDWEERRMRREVRATANRLANFDDANLRRSARAAVAAAARVERALEILGDEVPDHLIAAGQLRVTHRQASLEELGKLADPPMTKDAVAGRIRRLLSMADKKARTDGIPDTESVVTSDLLDEA; this is encoded by the coding sequence ATGACAGCGGCGGTCAAGGACGAGCTCAGTCGGCTCACTGTGACCCAGGTGAGCTGCCGGCGGGCAGAGGTGTCGGCCCTGCTGCGTTTCGCAGGGGGCCTGCACATCGTCGCCGGTCGGGTCGTCGTCGAAGCCGAGCTCGACACCGGCAACGTCGCCCGCCGCCTGCGGCGCGAGATCCACGATCTCTACGGGTATCCGTCCGACGTGCACGTGCTGCGCAGCGGCGGTATCCGCAAGGGGGCCCGCTACATCGTCCGTGTCGTCAAGGACGGTGAGGCGCTGGCCCGTCAGACCGGACTGCTCGACCAGCGCGGGCGACCGGTCCGCGGATTGCCCGCGATGGTCGTCGGCGGCAGCGTCGCCGATGCCGAAGCCGCCTGGCGCGGCGCGTTTTTGGCGCACGGTTCCCTGACCGAGCCGGGCCGCTCCTCGGCGCTGGAGGTCAGTTGTCCCGGGCCCGAGGCGGCGCTCGCGCTCGTGGGGGCCGCCCGACGGCTGGGCGTCACCGCCAAGGCGCGCGAGGTGCGGGGCGGCGACCGGGTCGTCATCCGCGACGGCGAGGCCATCGGCGCGCTGCTGACCCGGATGGGCGCCCAAGACACGCGGTTGGACTGGGAAGAGCGGCGGATGCGGCGCGAGGTGCGCGCGACGGCCAACCGGCTGGCCAACTTCGACGACGCCAACCTCCGCCGGTCGGCCCGGGCCGCGGTCGCCGCGGCCGCGCGCGTCGAGCGGGCCCTGGAGATCCTCGGCGACGAGGTACCCGATCACCTCATCGCCGCGGGTCAACTCCGCGTCACCCACCGCCAGGCCTCGTTGGAGGAGTTGGGCAAGCTCGCCGACCCGCCGATGACCAAGGATGCCGTCGCCGGGCGCATCCGGCGCCTGCTCTCGATGGCCGACAAGAAGGCCCGGACCGACGGGATCCCGGACACCGAATCGGTGGTCACCTCCGATCTGCTCGACGAGGCATAG
- the rapZ gene encoding RNase adapter RapZ: MAEITVVFIAGMSGAGRSAAADVFEDEGWYVADNVPVSLIGKLVELARTGGDQTSRLAMVVRGADEHFGTELAQLRADLESDGASVWQVFLDASDDALVRRFEQVRRRHPLQTDDTLVEAIGREREYLSGVKAQSDLVIDTSSLSVARLREVLANASEDTEHPASLSVSIQSFGFKYGVPIDSDLVTDVRFLPNPYWEPELRALNGTDAPVRDYVLSQEGADEFARLYADIIRLVADGYLREGKRYMSVGIGCTGGKHRSVAMVQELARRLAEGGDDDPTFDVRVMHRDLGRE, encoded by the coding sequence ATGGCTGAGATCACGGTTGTCTTCATCGCGGGCATGTCGGGTGCCGGGCGGTCGGCGGCTGCTGACGTGTTCGAGGACGAAGGCTGGTACGTCGCCGACAACGTCCCGGTATCGCTCATCGGGAAGCTCGTCGAACTGGCGCGCACCGGCGGCGACCAGACCTCTCGGCTGGCGATGGTGGTGCGCGGCGCCGATGAGCATTTCGGTACCGAATTGGCCCAGTTGCGCGCCGACTTGGAGTCCGACGGCGCCTCGGTGTGGCAGGTCTTCCTCGACGCCTCCGATGACGCGTTGGTACGCCGGTTCGAACAGGTGCGGCGGCGCCACCCACTGCAAACCGACGACACCCTCGTCGAGGCGATCGGCCGTGAGCGCGAGTACCTCTCGGGGGTGAAGGCGCAATCCGACCTCGTGATCGACACCTCGTCGTTGTCGGTCGCCCGGCTGCGCGAGGTACTGGCCAATGCCTCGGAGGACACCGAACACCCGGCCAGCCTGTCGGTGTCGATCCAGTCCTTCGGATTCAAATACGGGGTGCCGATCGACTCCGATCTGGTCACCGATGTGCGCTTCCTGCCCAACCCGTACTGGGAGCCGGAACTGCGCGCGCTGAACGGCACCGACGCACCGGTGCGCGACTACGTGTTGAGCCAGGAGGGGGCCGACGAGTTCGCCCGTCTCTATGCCGACATCATCCGGCTCGTCGCCGACGGCTATTTGCGCGAGGGCAAGCGCTACATGAGCGTGGGCATCGGCTGCACCGGCGGTAAGCACCGCAGCGTCGCGATGGTTCAGGAGCTGGCGCGGCGCCTCGCCGAGGGCGGCGACGACGACCCCACCTTCGACGTGCGGGTGATGCACCGGGATCTGGGGCGCGAATGA